One Streptomyces hundungensis DNA segment encodes these proteins:
- a CDS encoding DUF5937 family protein: MTIDITGLPPERIGFAISPLAELGLALHALSEPGHHPGLHGWVTATAAALKPDLADRLHEAEFLWRHTFSDVFMPFAGIPGRDGGTGATLAEDLDLLDRLSNERFASAALEFTCNLYTVKTPSPLHDPAMRARALELAANRGPRVVDFTRRLLDDPASVRAWLRRLLEDCDQAFFADTWRRMRVQLAADARHKAELLRHKGLTEAVQAVSAALSVDDGGNRIGVDKLSEGHTTALDPEPGAGLTFMPTSFGWPHLMVLHAPGWRPVIHYPVHGPELPSPASVELLKRRMEALAHPMRMRLCRNLARSPNTTGELAEQHGISAPEVSRHLAVLKRAGLLTTRRRGRYVLHQLDLTVVARLGSDFLEGVLR; this comes from the coding sequence GTGACCATCGACATCACGGGCCTGCCGCCCGAGCGCATCGGCTTCGCGATCTCGCCGCTGGCCGAGCTGGGCCTGGCCCTGCACGCGCTCTCCGAGCCCGGGCACCACCCGGGTCTGCACGGCTGGGTCACGGCGACGGCGGCCGCCCTGAAGCCCGACCTCGCGGACCGGCTGCACGAGGCGGAATTCCTGTGGCGGCACACCTTCTCCGATGTGTTCATGCCCTTCGCGGGCATACCCGGGCGGGACGGCGGCACCGGCGCCACGCTCGCGGAGGACCTCGACCTGCTCGACCGGCTCTCCAACGAGCGGTTCGCCTCCGCCGCCCTCGAATTCACCTGCAACCTGTACACGGTCAAGACGCCTTCCCCGCTGCACGATCCGGCGATGCGGGCGCGCGCCCTGGAGCTGGCCGCGAACCGGGGGCCCCGAGTGGTCGACTTCACCCGGCGCCTCCTGGACGACCCGGCTTCGGTACGGGCCTGGCTGCGGCGCCTCCTGGAAGACTGCGACCAGGCGTTCTTCGCGGACACCTGGCGGCGGATGCGGGTCCAACTGGCCGCGGACGCACGGCACAAGGCGGAGCTGTTGCGCCACAAGGGCCTCACCGAGGCCGTCCAGGCGGTGTCGGCCGCGCTCAGCGTGGACGACGGTGGGAACCGGATCGGCGTCGACAAGCTGAGCGAGGGCCACACGACCGCCCTGGACCCCGAGCCCGGCGCCGGACTCACCTTCATGCCGACCTCGTTCGGCTGGCCGCATCTGATGGTGCTGCACGCGCCGGGCTGGCGGCCGGTGATCCACTACCCGGTGCACGGGCCCGAACTGCCCTCCCCCGCCTCCGTCGAGCTGCTCAAGCGGCGGATGGAGGCACTCGCCCACCCGATGCGGATGCGCCTGTGCCGCAATCTGGCGCGCTCCCCCAACACGACGGGCGAGCTCGCCGAGCAGCACGGCATCAGCGCACCCGAGGTCTCGCGCCATCTGGCCGTCCTGAAGCGGGCGGGCCTGCTCACCACCCGGCGGCGCGGCCGCTATGTGCTGCACCAGCTCGACCTGACGGTGGTGGCCCGTCTGGGCAGCGACTTCCTGGAGGGGGTGCTGAGGTAG
- a CDS encoding threonine aldolase family protein has product MADTERASRPETTITTPGGAPEEDPERARRHRMAVFGGAERKLADQSVDHSLAERLAALVADAGEVYDLAESPDIYGDGVVAELERRTAEELGFPAAAFFPSGTMAQQVALRCWAARTGNPTVALHPLAHPEVHERQAFSQVSGLRTVHLTDEPRLPNAAEVLDFEEPFGTLMLELPLRDAGHVLPSWEELVAVVEAARERDAVVHFDGARLWETTPHFGRPLREIAGLADSVYVSFYKTLGGLSGAVLAGPESLIAEARTWRHRYGGQLFQQFPAALAGLLGLRKVLPEIPSYVTHAKVVAQAIGEGFAQAGVAWFRVHPEPPHTHEFQVWLPYDAEVLSAAALRQAEESGVCLFRRWLPSPSGPQGLSFTEVTVTAPGLAWTAEDVRTAVADFVRRLR; this is encoded by the coding sequence ATGGCAGACACCGAGCGCGCTTCCCGTCCCGAAACCACCATCACCACTCCCGGCGGGGCTCCGGAGGAGGACCCGGAGCGGGCCCGCCGACACCGTATGGCCGTGTTCGGGGGCGCGGAGCGCAAACTCGCGGACCAGTCGGTCGACCACAGCCTGGCGGAGCGTCTGGCGGCCCTGGTGGCGGACGCCGGTGAGGTCTACGACCTGGCCGAATCCCCCGACATCTACGGCGACGGGGTGGTGGCCGAGCTGGAGCGCCGCACCGCCGAGGAGCTCGGCTTCCCGGCCGCCGCCTTCTTCCCCAGCGGCACCATGGCCCAGCAGGTCGCGCTGCGCTGCTGGGCGGCGCGCACCGGGAACCCGACGGTCGCCCTGCATCCGCTGGCCCACCCCGAAGTCCATGAGCGTCAGGCGTTCAGCCAGGTCAGCGGCTTGCGTACGGTCCACCTGACGGACGAGCCGCGGCTGCCGAACGCGGCGGAGGTGCTCGACTTCGAGGAGCCGTTCGGCACGCTGATGCTGGAGCTGCCGCTGCGCGACGCGGGCCATGTCCTGCCGAGCTGGGAGGAGCTGGTGGCCGTGGTCGAGGCGGCCCGCGAACGGGACGCGGTGGTGCACTTCGACGGCGCCAGGCTCTGGGAGACCACCCCCCACTTCGGCCGCCCCCTGCGGGAGATCGCGGGCCTCGCCGACAGCGTGTACGTGTCCTTCTACAAGACCCTGGGCGGCCTCTCGGGCGCCGTCCTGGCGGGCCCCGAGTCACTGATCGCCGAGGCCCGCACCTGGCGTCACCGCTACGGCGGCCAGCTCTTCCAGCAGTTTCCCGCCGCCCTCGCCGGGCTGCTCGGCCTGCGCAAGGTGTTGCCCGAGATCCCTTCGTACGTAACCCACGCCAAGGTCGTGGCGCAGGCGATCGGGGAGGGGTTCGCGCAGGCGGGCGTGGCCTGGTTCCGGGTGCACCCCGAGCCGCCGCACACCCACGAGTTCCAGGTGTGGCTGCCGTACGACGCCGAGGTCCTGAGCGCCGCGGCGCTGCGGCAGGCCGAGGAGAGCGGTGTCTGCCTGTTCCGGCGCTGGCTGCCGAGCCCCTCGGGCCCGCAAGGCCTCTCCTTCACGGAGGTCACGGTCACCGCCCCGGGGCTCGCCTGGACCGCCGAGGACGTCCGGACGGCGGTGGCCGACTTCGTACGCCGGCTGCGGTGA